One segment of Roseofilum casamattae BLCC-M143 DNA contains the following:
- a CDS encoding photosystem II protein, Psb35-related: MIYLVMLALIIVTGWAAAATIGTQAYFRGEQTKSIHERNWNSEGFNRLAQSVTGQETDYTNRVPGYSLDSYASNTLAS, from the coding sequence ATGATCTACTTAGTTATGCTCGCTCTGATTATCGTCACTGGTTGGGCTGCTGCTGCCACCATCGGGACTCAAGCTTACTTCCGTGGCGAACAAACCAAATCCATCCACGAACGCAACTGGAACTCCGAAGGCTTCAACCGCTTGGCTCAATCCGTCACCGGACAAGAAACCGACTACACCAACCGCGTGCCTGGCTACAGCCTAGATTCTTATGCCAGCAACACCTTGGCTAGCTAG